TGTTTAGAACTACACCATTATTTTTCATCAACTTCAGAGAACTACATTGCACAGGTCTAGTACCATCACTTACTTAAGCTTTCTGGTCCTTCATAAACAAGGTAAGATTGCACATTTTTTGACACTCCACCTATCTCACTCACATCCTGACCGTCTGCTCTATTTCCTCCTCATCTGCCATCGTCCCTCCTCGCGGCCCTCACCCTAAACTGCCCGCTCCTGTCGAACTCCTCCGTTCCTGTCCGCACCCAGTGTCCAGCTGCACTTCTTTCACATTCTTCTCCCGTAGTCCCATCCCGACTGCCCAGCCGCTTCCAACTCCTCAAGGACACGGGGTAAAACTGTATGGCCCAGGTGGCACGCAGATGGCAGGACGTCCCCATGGAGAGGAGTCCACCTGACTGAGTCCATCCTCCCTGTGACTGGCCACCATGGGGATCATTGTTGtacttcagctccaggcccagataaatGACAAAATCAGCCTCAGGACTAGCAACATGGAATAATGACCTGCCCTGGTGccggccaatcaatcagtggagaccataacTCTGCacggacacacctggaaaactgctgaatattctattgagatctttcCCTGGGACCTTCCATAAAATCTCTGCCCtgaaaacccttaggatggaggacccagcacACTCCCACTCCTGGGAGCAGGTCTGtgcctttccttttcccttccccttcacACCCctgtctccccctcacccccaccaccactctcCCCCGACCAGGCACGGGACCATTAgcttccaagggcccttcctttacctctagaacttgtttcctaagcccattcttcgaggaattactttttctacctctgtaacttacccaataaatgttctctttaaaaaaaaaaaaaagattgtataTTTTTACACATATACATCCTTGCATACATTAATAGGAACATATGTAGAAtgaattcataaaataaatttactggGCCAAAAGTTACAGgtagtttattttactttatttttatacatgCAGTCAAATTGCCTTCCCAAAGGACTGTACTAGCTTATGCTCCCACCAGCAATGGAAATGCTTTTATACCCAACACCTCTATTAACATTAATCTCAAAAACTGTCATTGGAAGAGTTTGAAATTAATGGCCAGAGGTGGCTGCTAAATTACTTGTGAAGTTTAACCACGTATGTTTGTCTCCATCATCCACAAACAAAAATAGCTGACCTCTGAATacatttgaaatcaataaaaaataaaaataataacaactctaacattaaaaaattaagtatagccctagccggtttggctctgtggatagagcgtcggcccacagactgaagggtcccgggttcgatttcagtcaagggcatgtatcttggttgcaggtcccccggcaaccaattgatgtgtctctcacatcgatgtctctctctgtctctccctctcccttccactctctctaaaaatcaatggaaaaatatccttgggtgaggattaacaaaaaacaaacaaacaaaaaacaaacttaagTATACATTTTAAGCTGAAATCATGAGGTGTATCAGATCCTCTAAGATTAAGCCAAATTATcttgcctattttaaaataatgaaacataCACAGATCGCTATTaaagttaatgaaaaataattttattggttGATAGTTCATTATTTCTATATATAAGGGTCAAATGAGAGTGTTATCATCTAAGCAAATTGGGGCTGTTACCACAAGCAAATTGATTATCCTAAACAAATAGGGTTATCCGGTTAGTGCctgatattaaaacaaaaattatgacCAAGACACCCCTGGAGCAGCCAACAGCTAAGGCAATTTTATTTGCAACACTGAGGCAACCCGAGCCCTAGTTTATGATCTCTTTGCAACTGGAGACTCCAACCTCATTCTTCCCCAAGTGGGGCTGCCTCATAAACACATTCCCTGGATTCAGGTTATCTATTACCTAAAACTCAAGGCTGGATTCAATTTATTTACTGCtttatactattcttttttttttctttttttttttttaaaatatattttattgatttttcacagagaggaagggagagagatagagagagttagaaacatcgatgagagagaaacatcgatcagccgcctcctgcacatcccccaccgggaacgtgcccgcaacccaggcacatgcccctgaccggaatcgaacccgggacctctcagtccgcaggccgacgctccatccactgagccaaaccggcttcggcctaTTCTTGattcttttcatattttccctctttcttagGGACACAATTCTTATGGTTTAATAACAATTAGGCTGTGCATATCTCCTTTTCTGTCATGCTAATGGCAGTGGTCTCTTACCATCACTGCCACACTTCTTTAGGTTACTATTCTGTGATCAGAATGCTCCTTTCCTGTCATGCTAATGGCAGTGGTCTCTTACCATCACTGCCACACTTTAGGTTACTATTCTGTGATCAGAATGGCCTGGGTAAAGGATGCATTTCATAGGTCTCTGGAGTAGGCACTTTAATGCTTCCCTCCCCTCTTGGGCCCTGCTCTGGAGGAGGATGCCCTAGCCTGTGAAGCACTGGCTCCTGATGACTTGGATTGAGTAGGTCTGGGCTGAGAAGGCCTCGGTTGGGAGGGCTTAGGCTGAGCGGGTTTGGATGGAGAGCTTCtagctggggagggctggggatgaGTGGGTTTGGTTGAAGAGCATCTAGCTTGGGTGGGCTGAGGATGAGTGGGTTTGGATGAAGAGGATCtagctggggagggctggggatgaGTGGGTTTTGTTTGGGTGGGTTTGGGTTGAGACGCCATGGGTTGGAAGGGTTTGGGCTGGGAATGTTTGCTCTGGGATGGCGTGGGCTGACGGAACAGAGAGTTGGGTACAAATCTGTTGTTGGACAGAGGATGGGATCCCATGTGGCCAGCTGGATTTGCAGGCCCACCTGGTGTCTTTAGCCTGAATCCCTGCTGAAAAGCGGGTCTTGGGGGTCTGTGTATGAGTCCTGCCGGCTGAAAGTTTCGCGGGTGAGGAGTCACCGTGTGGGCTGATGTTCTCACCAGTTTTTCAGTTGCCTCAGGCGGCTGTGTCCCCCGGGCGTGGGCTTGCCGAGGCGGTGGCCTCCCAGCTGGTCCTGCAGGCTGTGAGTGGAAGTGACCTACTGGGGAGGCCGCCACGGCAGGCCTTGCACACGCTCCCGTTGCCTGTGGTCTGCCAAGCCAGGTCTTCACATGCCGCCAAATGGGCCTTGGTGGTCTCCCAAATGGTCCATCCACGGGACGGCCCCGAGCAGGTCTTGAAAACTTCATAAAACTTTCAACTGAACAAAATCTCTGGGGTTGGAAGTACTGAACCCCAAAACTTCTACCTTGACCATGGACTCTTGAATGATGAAAGGGTGGAGGACGGAACCACTTAGCCTTCTGCTCTGACCCAAGGTGGAAGCCCGTCACCCGAGGGGCTCTCACAGGAGCACGGTTAAAGTGGCCTCCAACTCCGACCGGGAACGGACAGAGGCTGTGCACGTAAGGCATGAATACTGGGGTGAGGTGGAAATTCTGCAGAGCCTGGGTGACCTCGCCTTCAGCTCCCGGCTCTTTCACAGGCACCTCAGCGGGGCGTTCAGATGGGCTCTCTGGCTGACTGTGTCTTTGAGGCCTCTCATCTTCAGCTGTTCCAGCCAAGTGTTCACCAGGGGAAACTGGAATTCCTTGAACGTCCTCAAAGTCTTGGTCTACCTGGATCCCCAACTCCCTGGCCAGGGAGGCCATGTCCTCCACAGACACACGTCTGAGTGATGAGGCCATCACTTCTTGGAGGGCAGCTTGGAGGCCCTTCAagttcctcccttcctccccagcttcctcctcctcccagaacAGTAGCTGGGATGGCTTCAAGTTCAGAATCCTCTGGAAAATCTGAGCCTCTTCACTCTccctggcctggggactgaggatAAAGTAGCATCTTTCAATGGCATCTTCTCCTAAAAACATGAGCAGGTCCCACTCCTTTTCACCGAGGCAGTCCGTGAAGAAAAACACAGCTGAGGAAACCTCCATCAAGAAACCAAATTGTGTCCAAAAACTTTCTAGATCTCCATGAAGGTTGGCCACAGCAACGGGCTCCTGGAAAAGGGGGGGGTTTCCCCTTAGACTGTCGCTGTCCGGACAGCACCACGCTATTTCCACCAGGCCGTCCGAGATCTGCCGGGGAAGCACCGGGACGGGCAAATCGTGATGGAGGAAGACTTTGTGCGGTTTGGCTTGGGCAGGGCTGAGCAGCGTGTTGAGGATTCTGGACTTGGAGAAGCTACAGTCTCCTAGACGCACAAAAGAGAGGACGGGCATCTTTGCGAGAGTCAGAGACCCTTCGGTTTCCCCCGCCGGCCCTCCTGAACACGGCGCCGGCTGCTCCTTCACAAGGCCTTTCATGGCCCCCAGCATTAAGATGCTTCTGTTGTTCTCCGCATCCggcaggagcagaggcagagcaAACCGGCATCGATACATGCTTGCCATGACTGCGCGCTGCAGGGAGCTGTCGGCACACAGCAGAGAGGCACAGACCACATCCagggggtgcagggctggggtgTCCCTCATTTCCAGATTCTCTACTCCGCCTGGCGACTCCCCTTGGCTCTCCTCACGCCGAACCTCGTGTCTAAGGATTGAATCCCTGGCCGTCACATCCAGGGCTTGAACTTTCATCAGGAAATTCCAGGCCAGGTCTCCCGGCCTCTCGGGTGTCCACTTACATCCTCGATCTAAGGAGAACTGTTTAACAACATCCGGCAGAAGCTTTCTGCTCCTATCCAAGTTCAAACAGGACAGGACATCTTTAAacaccttttttctttctgtgggaAAGAAGACACTCCGTGAATGTCACTTTCAAATTTAAAGTCCCTCACTGACTTTTAAAACTAAGTAATTGCCATGTTCACTGTAAAAAGATGAAACGACTCTGccaattttctttccttctaagaGACGTCCCTATGTTTGCTTCCCACCCTTTTCCTATGCGAGTCCATAAGCCTGCATGGATATATAGAAATACATAGTTTGGTTTAATGGatgccagttttttttttttacataaatgatAAGGTACTAAACAAATGATTCTTCAACCTATTTTCATTTAATGGTATTCCTTACTAATTCTCCCCAGTCAGTATTTATAGAGATCTACTTAATTCATTTTGGCTAATCCACTGAATTTCATGGTCTGGAAATATTTTGGCTAATGTTTATAGGCAGAAAATCAAAACCTTGTTAATGTCTCATTATACACATATAGGAGGGATTCTCTGATATTGATTCCTTCCTCAAGTGCATCTCTTGCTAAAGtttggagaaaaggaagaggcCATTGCCAATTAGCTTTTCTCCAAATGTCCATGTTGCACCTAATTTCTCCTGGTCTCCCATTTCCTGATGTACCTTCTAGCTACTTCTTGGGAatagagagagaatagagagatAGTGCTTAGTAGAGAAAGAAGATCTGGCAGCATTTATTGCTCCTGATGAATGGCAAATTAGCATAAACTTCTTGAATCcggtacacacacaaaaacaaccaaaaaaaaaaacaaaaaaaccccccttAGAATAAACAATAGAAGTGAGagaaaagtatacattttaagaATTAAC
This is a stretch of genomic DNA from Myotis daubentonii chromosome 4, mMyoDau2.1, whole genome shotgun sequence. It encodes these proteins:
- the CARD6 gene encoding caspase recruitment domain-containing protein 6 isoform X2 — protein: MATGSAPSEIIERERKKLLEILQQDLDSILDSLTSRRLISEDEYEALEDIPDPLKKSRKLLILVQKKGEDSCQHFLKCLFSTFPESATTWDLRQGVSKNSEDPFSPGKKQPESPEITVSFKEKEHGDVETSEMFRDKESSDGEMAWSSRESEKAYDPPTTTMLHSAENVESEVSGTPDYSQDQQRYDEPNDFLYLGEEEYLEPAVFSEDAESTVEGEDHDDPEYLVYGGEEDPVYSETAEFSGDEESYGDSEPGMLLEEEEEESMEERKKVFKDVLSCLNLDRSRKLLPDVVKQFSLDRGCKWTPERPGDLAWNFLMKVQALDVTARDSILRHEVRREESQGESPGGVENLEMRDTPALHPLDVVCASLLCADSSLQRAVMASMYRCRFALPLLLPDAENNRSILMLGAMKGLVKEQPAPCSGGPAGETEGSLTLAKMPVLSFVRLGDCSFSKSRILNTLLSPAQAKPHKVFLHHDLPVPVLPRQISDGLVEIAWCCPDSDSLRGNPPLFQEPVAVANLHGDLESFWTQFGFLMEVSSAVFFFTDCLGEKEWDLLMFLGEDAIERCYFILSPQARESEEAQIFQRILNLKPSQLLFWEEEEAGEEGRNLKGLQAALQEVMASSLRRVSVEDMASLARELGIQVDQDFEDVQGIPVSPGEHLAGTAEDERPQRHSQPESPSERPAEVPVKEPGAEGEVTQALQNFHLTPVFMPYVHSLCPFPVGVGGHFNRAPVRAPRVTGFHLGSEQKAKWFRPPPFHHSRVHGQGRSFGVQYFQPQRFCSVESFMKFSRPARGRPVDGPFGRPPRPIWRHVKTWLGRPQATGACARPAVAASPVGHFHSQPAGPAGRPPPRQAHARGTQPPEATEKLVRTSAHTVTPHPRNFQPAGLIHRPPRPAFQQGFRLKTPGGPANPAGHMGSHPLSNNRFVPNSLFRQPTPSQSKHSQPKPFQPMASQPKPTQTKPTHPQPSPARSSSSKPTHPQPTQARCSSTKPTHPQPSPARSSPSKPAQPKPSQPRPSQPRPTQSKSSGASASQARASSSRAGPKRGGKH
- the CARD6 gene encoding caspase recruitment domain-containing protein 6 isoform X1, with product MATGSAPSEIIERERKKLLEILQQDLDSILDSLTSRRLISEDEYEALEDIPDPLKKSRKLLILVQKKGEDSCQHFLKCLFSTFPESATTWDLRQESLKHEHTGGVSKNSEDPFSPGKKQPESPEITVSFKEKEHGDVETSEMFRDKESSDGEMAWSSRESEKAYDPPTTTMLHSAENVESEVSGTPDYSQDQQRYDEPNDFLYLGEEEYLEPAVFSEDAESTVEGEDHDDPEYLVYGGEEDPVYSETAEFSGDEESYGDSEPGMLLEEEEEESMEERKKVFKDVLSCLNLDRSRKLLPDVVKQFSLDRGCKWTPERPGDLAWNFLMKVQALDVTARDSILRHEVRREESQGESPGGVENLEMRDTPALHPLDVVCASLLCADSSLQRAVMASMYRCRFALPLLLPDAENNRSILMLGAMKGLVKEQPAPCSGGPAGETEGSLTLAKMPVLSFVRLGDCSFSKSRILNTLLSPAQAKPHKVFLHHDLPVPVLPRQISDGLVEIAWCCPDSDSLRGNPPLFQEPVAVANLHGDLESFWTQFGFLMEVSSAVFFFTDCLGEKEWDLLMFLGEDAIERCYFILSPQARESEEAQIFQRILNLKPSQLLFWEEEEAGEEGRNLKGLQAALQEVMASSLRRVSVEDMASLARELGIQVDQDFEDVQGIPVSPGEHLAGTAEDERPQRHSQPESPSERPAEVPVKEPGAEGEVTQALQNFHLTPVFMPYVHSLCPFPVGVGGHFNRAPVRAPRVTGFHLGSEQKAKWFRPPPFHHSRVHGQGRSFGVQYFQPQRFCSVESFMKFSRPARGRPVDGPFGRPPRPIWRHVKTWLGRPQATGACARPAVAASPVGHFHSQPAGPAGRPPPRQAHARGTQPPEATEKLVRTSAHTVTPHPRNFQPAGLIHRPPRPAFQQGFRLKTPGGPANPAGHMGSHPLSNNRFVPNSLFRQPTPSQSKHSQPKPFQPMASQPKPTQTKPTHPQPSPARSSSSKPTHPQPTQARCSSTKPTHPQPSPARSSPSKPAQPKPSQPRPSQPRPTQSKSSGASASQARASSSRAGPKRGGKH